The following nucleotide sequence is from Camelus bactrianus isolate YW-2024 breed Bactrian camel chromosome 19, ASM4877302v1, whole genome shotgun sequence.
GATAAAAGATAAGAATTAAATAACAAATTCAACCCATTTCTAAAAATTGCCACAAGGCATCTGTCCATCTCAGAAGTGTTAAGGGCTGACATTTCGTGTATCAAAAAAGTTTTGCTCCtcggcatatatccaaaaggaaccctacttcaaaaagtcacctgcaccccaatgtttatagcagcactatttacaatagccaagacatggaaacagcctaaatgtccatcaacagatgactggataaagaagatgtggtatatttatacaatggaatattattcagccataaaaaacgacaacataactccatttgcagcaacacggatgtccctagagaatgtcattctaggtgaagtaagccagaaagagaaagaaaaatacctatgagattgctcacatgtggaatcttaaaaaaaaagaaaagaacacaaatacaaaacagaaacagactcacagacatagaacaaacttgtggttgccagtggggaggggggtgggaagggatagactggaagttcaaaatttgtagatactgacaggcatatatagaataataaacaagataatactgtatagcacagggaaatatatacaagatcttgtggtagctcacagtggaaaaaaatgtgacaatgaatatatgtatattcatgtaaaacggaaaaattgtgctctacaatggaaattgacacaacattgtaaactgactataactcaataaaaatgtttttttaaaagttttaatatgTGAATAACAATGGTATACAGTTTAACTAGCACAGTTGTCTTCTATTGAAAGAAGACGGCAATTCGAAGTCTTTGTGATCTTTAGTTGCaattaataaagtattttttaaaactttattaggCAACTACTACATAACAGGCACTATTCTACATACACATTGGAGAAAAAGGGATGCTAGAAATATGCTCTCAGCCCTCAGGGCACTTGGTTTAGCAGAAGAAAGCTATACAGATATTGCCCTACTGTGCCATACATAACAGACCCTAGCCCTCGGTCCTTGAGACCCAAAGGAAAGTCAGCTGAACGTCAACTCTATTGGGATTCGGTCAGGGAAAGTTTCGGAAAGAACTCTTGAACTAAGTCCTGAAGGATGAGCAAGAACTCTCCAGTGAGGTAAAGAGGGAAATGCCCACAGAAGGAAATGCAAGCTAGTGCAAACACAGGGAGCCATGAAACATCCTGGTGTGTTGGGGTCCTGTTCTGTGCAACTGGAACACAAAATTTGGATAGGAGAGTTGAAAAAACAAATAAGGGCCGATTTACAGATGCAACATGATTAGAAGTTTATACTTTATCTAACAAAGGAGGAAAGCCATTGAAAAATCCTAATCAGGGTAATAAGATGATCAGTCAACACTTTAGAAAGATTAGCGTTTTAGGACTCTACAACTCTCATGAGCGGGCTGCCCCTAACATGGAGTCCCCACTCGCGCTGCCCCTGGTTCACTCCCGACTCGCCTCCTCCCAGCCTCGGTAGGCACAGTTACCCCGCCCGCCGTGCGACCCCGCCTCCCCTAGAAGCGCCCCTCTGGTCTGACTGTTCAGCAGCACTTCCCGGCAGAAGACCAGGCACTCACTGTCACCCGAGGGCGGCCACCCTCAACATGATCTGAGCATCCTTCCGGGAGCCGACAGACCTGGGCTTCAGCGCTGGGCTGTGCCCCTATCTGTGTGACCACCGGCTTTGCCTCGGTTTCCTTCTCCGGAGAGGGGAAGGCCGGGCCACAGGCAGCTGTTCGTTAGTTGATAGAAACCCGGGGAGAGTCGGAGAGGGGCGGACCCGAGCGGGCGAGCAGGGTAAGCCGGATCGTGGCCGGGAGGGCTGGGCGGCTCACCGGTAAAAGGCCGAGTCCCCGAGCGGGTTCCAGTTTGCAGTGTAGCAGTCCATGGCTGGTGCAGGCGGCGGCTGGCCAGCGGCGAGGGGACACCCGCCTAACGCGGGATCCCGGCAGGCACTTCCGCTTCCGCCCGTCCGGGTCACGTGGCGAGGCCACCGCTACGGCCATCACCACTGTGGGCAGCTGCACTTGACCGCCGCCGCGCCCCCGCCCACGCCCGGGCCTCGCGCCCGCCGGGGTGGGCCGGGCCCTGGTTCCTGCTCCCAGTGGCGGCCTCCGCCGCCACCTTCCTGTCCCCTGGGGCGTTGAGGGGGTCGGGCGGGGCGGGACATGGGTGACCGGAAGTGAAAGTTGTGAACATCGCCGCCCGGGGCGCGGAGGCCCGAGGCACCGTCGGGGCCTCTGCGACTCACGCATGGAGAGCGCTGGGCGTCAGGCTGCGCATCGACGGCTAACCGGGACGCACGGGCTCTGCGGGGCAGGGGCTGTGCTGAACCCACCACCGGCCTCCTCGGGCGCGGGAACATGAGGCTAGGCCCGGAGCCTGCCGTGGGCAGTACGTGGGCCTGCCCGGGCCGCAGGTGAACAGCGCGGAACCCCGGGATTCGGTAATTGGCACGATGGCGCGCGCAtgcgcggggcgggggcgggcacgTGGTGGGGCGCGGGGCGGCGCCGCGCGCGAAGCGCCCTGGTGTCCCGGAGGTCCGCGGGCGGGGTGACTTCCTGCCTCCTTTGCCAGGTGTAGTCGAGGCTGGCGCCACTGTGGGCCCCACTCTAACTCTGCCACCCGGCCCCTGTAGCCCCGGAGGGGCCAGCGCAAGTCTCATTTATGCCGGGGCGGGCCCTGGGGTCGTCATGCCCTAAGTCCCCGCCCTCGCGCGGCTTAGTGGCCTCTCCCTACAGCCCGTCGTAGTTGGCGGCGGCATGGTCTTCTGTCTGGAGAACAAGGAGCCTCGCCGCCCGCTGCGAAGCGCCATGGTCCATTTCCAAGCCTCGGAAGTCCAGCAGCTACTACACAACAAGTTCGTGGTCATCTTGGGGGACTCAAGTGAGTGCCCTTCTGGAATCGCACTTGCGTTTCCGCATCTGCAGCCTATGTTCTGTGTCTGGACCCATCATCTCTATCTCAAACGTCCTCACTGATCCCTAGTCAGTTTCAAATCAGtaggttttctctttttatttccccagctGGTACTACAGGTGTCCTGACAGATGTATCCTGTCAAGCTTTTCACCCCATCCTTGCTTAGCATTTTTCTTCCTAACAGTCCCCCACAATTTCTCTCATGGAAGCGGTGGATTGTGTATGTCTTGGATGACTTGACCTCTGCCAGGTGATCTTGAGTCACTGTGCATCAAGTTGAGGAATGGCATATAGGTAGAAGGAACAGAGGCAGTGCCAGGAGTTTTTAACATCACGTTTTCTCTTGCTTCTCATTCAACACTCCACAAAGGTGGTTTTAGGCAACCCAGCCCTGGGAGGATGGGAGGCCTGGACTTGAAAGGGGTTGAGGTGGAGTGAGGCATGCCTCAGCATTGGGATCTCTGTCTCCCTGCAGTCCAGCGGGCTGTGTACAAGGACCTGGTGCTCCTGCTCCAGAAAGACTCACTGCTCACAGCTGCCCAGTTGAAAGCCAAGGTGAGGCAAGCCTACTAGCCATGTCAGTGGTGGGCAAGCTCAGACCCTGGCCTGGTAGGGTTGTCCTCCCTGGCATGGGTCTGACCAGCTGGGTtggggggggtgggcagggggagctgAGTTTTGAACAGGACCAGCTGGTGGCTGGCGGTCAGCTGGGCGAGCTGCACAACGGGACGCAGTACCGGGAGGTCCGCCAGTTCTGCTCAGGTTCTGGCCACCACCTTGTGCGATTCTACTTCCTCACCCGCGTTTACTCTGAGTACCTCGAGGGAGTCCTGGAGGAGCTGACGTATGGGCCTGCCCCAGACCTGGTGATCATCAACTCCTGCCTCTGGGATCTCTCCAggttggggctggggagagggcagtACTGACTCAGGGTGGAGGTATGGCTCAGAGGCCATCCATCCCTGTGTTCTTGCCCACCCTTTGTGCTGCCCAACAGGTATGGCCGCTGCTCAATGGAGAGCTACCGAGAGAACCTGGAGCGGGTGTTCGTGCGCATGGACCAGGTGTTGCCAGACTCCTGCCTGCTGGTGTGGAACATGGCAATGCCCCTAGGGGAGCGTGTCACTGGGGGTTTCCTTCTGCCTGAGGCAAGTGACCGGGGCCCCTCAGGATGGAGGATGGGCAACTGACTGGTACATAGAGGACCCTCCCTCCCAATCCTGCCTTCATTCTGTGGCTCTTGGATGCTGCACTTTCTCACTCAGCTCCAGCCCCTGGCGGGCTCTCTGCGGCGGGATGTGGTTGAAGGGAACTTCTACAGCGCTACACTGGCCGGGGACTACTGCTTCGATGTCCTGGATCTCCACTTTCATTTCCGGCATGCAGTTCAGCACCGTCACCGGGACGGGGTCCACTGGGACCAGCACGCCCACCGCCACCTCTCACACTTGCTTCTGAGCCACGTGGCCGATGCCTGGGGTGTGGAGCTGCCCAAGCGTGACTATCTCCCTGGTGAGCCCTACCACAAGTTGGGAGGGTAGTGATGCAAAAAGGGCCCTCAGAGCCTAAGGCTCAGACACAACAGGACAGAGATACCCAAAGGGAGTAGAGGCCCCTTGAAGGACTGTTGCGGACACTGAGAGTGTCTTCTTCTTCCCCTGGGTTTCTGTGTGGTCTAGCGGTATAGTGACCTCCGTGTACGTGAATGAGCTTGTGTAAGCATCAAGCATGTAAGGCAGCATGTCAAAAGACAGATAAACAGGAAAGAAATGGGGATACTTTTAAATAggaatggacttggagggtagaAAGATGAACAGAGGAAAGGCAGTCCAGGCAGTGTAGCAGAAGCAACAGAGCCCCTTGGCTGGTGCCATCAGGCTCTCAGTTCCTGCCTGCCCGTAAAAGGGGACATCGTGAGTTATGTTGCATGTCTGCTTCTCCCCTGGATCATGTCCTCCAAGGGCAAGGTTCTTGCCTCACTTGTTGACAGCTCACTCCTTTCAACCCCAGTGTCTAGCACAGTCGTGTATATAGTGCCTATGGGATGGTGTTTATTGAATTGGCGACATGACTCATGTTAGAAGGCTGTAGTAGCACCAGAGGGCGTCGGGGCACAGAGAGGCCAAGAATGTCAAATTCGGGACTTGGTAGCCTGGAGTTGGAGCATCATGGAGGCGAATTATATAATAATTGATTGTATAATGgttcagtttccttgtttttttaGACAAGAGAATTGATCTGCAACAAAGGAAGGGCTCCTCTAAAGGTTGTAAGGCTAGTTTGGGGTGGCTTGGTCTTCCGAACCCAGTTTGGAGCCACAGAAGTAGGAACGTCAAAAGGAAGAGTTGGGTGGGAGAATGAGTTGGTGAGTTTGGTCAGGGCAGATCTCTTGGCATTCCTGTGGAGATGCTGAGTAGATTTGGAGTCATAGGGCGCAGCAGAGAGATGGCAGCTGAAGGCATGAATGTGAACTGTGACGGATGGGGTGAAACCATGATCGTGTTTTGGAGCTGGAACAGAAGAGGAGCCAATGGAGGAAACAAAAGGAGATGAGGGTGGTGGCAGTTTCAAGGAGGACAGAGGCTGTTGGTCATGTTGTGTGACTAtcaggaagagaggaagtggtTACATTTAGGAGAAGTGTTGAAGGAGTGAAGTAGGGTTAAAAGAGTCAGGGAGCAGTTGATGAAGGAATGGCAACCGGGCAGAATGCTGTGTGTGGAAGTTTGAAAGGAACCAGGGACTACTGTGAGAAGGAAGAGACAGGATCTCtgtttttaagagagaaaactgaCTGAGCTTATTTATTGGTTTgcggggaggagctgggagaggccaAAGCTAAAGATATGGGAGCCGACGACAAAGGGAGAAAGCTCTGGAGGGGAGCGTGAAGTTAGAACAAAGGCAGATCCACTGCCTGTTAAGAAAGGCAAGAAGGAAGGAACACAGCTTGGGCTTGGCGTGAAacgagaggggaggagggaaccTCAGGAAGCAGGAAGCAGAAGGTGCCCTGTTCTCTTAAGAGGTGGGAGTAGAGGTTTAGGCGTGTGGACAGCCAGGGTTCAGGGCAGCCTGGCTCCCCAGGCCTGCCTGAAACAACCATCCCATTCCTAGATCCTTGGACTGAAGACTGGCCAGAGCCAGAGCATCTCTTCCAGGGGAGCCAGGGGCAGCCCCCAGACTTTGGGGAGCAGCTGGCCTTGCCCCCGCCCTCTCCCTTGCCCCCTCCCATGCCttttccccaccctctccctcagccctccccacctcctctgtttccacccctgccccaggatCCCCCTTTTTTCCCAGGCCAGCCCTTCCTACCCCATGAATTCTTCAATTATAATCCAACGGAAGACTTCTCGATGCCACCCCACTTAGGTAGGTGCCTCCACAGCCTCCCATCATACCTTTCCCAGCCTTCTCTTGAACCTCCCCTAGCCCAGCCTCCTACGTCCAGGTGGGCTGAGGGGAGTTGGGCAGCCCTAGAGTATCCCCCAGGATTGGGTTCAGTCACAGCTGAGTCTGGAACAGCATCTGCAGACTCATTAGTTAGCTCATTGATTGTCACAATTTCCTGATTTGGAGGTAAGGGAGGTGGTAttgccattttgcagatgggaaaactgaagcccaCCTGGAAAAACTCACCCTGGAGGACCAGAACTGCCTGAAGGCAGAGCTGGGTTCACCCTGGCCAGAAGCCCACTCTCATAACTGCTGGTTCTTTTGTAGGATGTGGTCCTGGAGGGAACTTTGTGCCTggccccctgcctcctccagtcTCCAGCCCTATCCCCCAAGGTCAGCATCGGGGCCCGGTGGTCCACCGGGGGATACCGCGCTGTGTTCACAACAGCCCCTACCATGTGCCGAGGATGGGGGCGCCCTGCAAGCAGCGGCTCAGACACTCAGACAGGCTGATCCACACATACAAACTGGACAGACGGCCTCCTGCCCATTCGGGGACATGGCCCGTGTAGACTGGATCTTGTGCTGGGGTGGATGTGCCAGTGGCCCTGCAGGGCCTGCTTGCCACCCCAGGTGCTGGGCCAGGGTGTCTCCTGTGCCTGGCATTGTTCTTGTCCATTGCTGTCACCAATAAAAGCATGGAAGAACAGAGCGGCATCTTTTTGTGTGGGGGAGTGGATCTCCCAAACCATGATCTTGAGAGTTGGAGAGGCTGCCTCTAGTGTCTCTCCAACCTTGGACTTTTCAACTCACACTGAGTCCTTCCTGCTGTCTCACACACTCATTTACACCCTCACCAGAACACACATGTACTTAACAAAGATCCTGGAGGGGTCCCCTGTTGTCAGCAGCTCTTTGGGATTGGGACATATCAAGGGCTGGTTTAAAATTACCAATATTTTATATGGAGTTTTGGGTCTGGCTAGTTCTTAACTATACTGGTTTCACACATTCATGTGTACGTTCAGTGTTGAACTACTCCTGGAGGTAGGCACATACCTTACCTTGCACAATGCTTGGCATATGGTAGACACTCAATAAGTGGTTGGAACTAAA
It contains:
- the PCED1A gene encoding PC-esterase domain-containing protein 1A, giving the protein MVFCLENKEPRRPLRSAMVHFQASEVQQLLHNKFVVILGDSIQRAVYKDLVLLLQKDSLLTAAQLKAKGELSFEQDQLVAGGQLGELHNGTQYREVRQFCSGSGHHLVRFYFLTRVYSEYLEGVLEELTYGPAPDLVIINSCLWDLSRYGRCSMESYRENLERVFVRMDQVLPDSCLLVWNMAMPLGERVTGGFLLPELQPLAGSLRRDVVEGNFYSATLAGDYCFDVLDLHFHFRHAVQHRHRDGVHWDQHAHRHLSHLLLSHVADAWGVELPKRDYLPDPWTEDWPEPEHLFQGSQGQPPDFGEQLALPPPSPLPPPMPFPHPLPQPSPPPLFPPLPQDPPFFPGQPFLPHEFFNYNPTEDFSMPPHLGCGPGGNFVPGPLPPPVSSPIPQGQHRGPVVHRGIPRCVHNSPYHVPRMGAPCKQRLRHSDRLIHTYKLDRRPPAHSGTWPV